The sequence TCTCTTTGGAAAGAAAcgcacctatatatatatatatatatatatatagggttagGTTCAAGTTGCACCTAGTATAATTCTAAGCAGTTTTACactacccaataacttattatagaattcatatttttaaaatctcattgttgaattacatattctatatgtttttaataatcatgtcagttttcatgtcaattagatgttatttaccatttgatccataagctcatcttttatgcattattttaaagagatgggttcaagttacacttgatgtaactttaTAAGTGTTACACCATTTTTAGATCATAGATTCTCATTAGATCTAATGGTGATAAATTACTACTTGCTATCTCATTAATGCAGAATTATTGTATGCCAAGTCAACTACTTTTACTGAACTACTTTTACTGAATTTTCTCACATTGATTGCCCAACATCCCTCAATCACCTTCCCACTACCACAGTACAACCCCTCTAGAAAAAGTGCCAGACTTGGCCATTCCATGGAGatcattgaaaaataaaaatattacagAGTTTTCTTTTTGAGTCTTACGAAAATATCTTTGAAATAGGTCTCCTTCCATGAGAGTCTTAAGGCTTGAGAATTTCTTGACTAGACCTGTACCATCTTGCAATTTACAACAAGAATTAGAATGCTCTTAAAATTAACAACTCCGggtattttcaaaaacttgacaATCACTCCAAAAATCACCGTCTCTGCACCTTCCTCAAAATCATGATTTTAAAACTGTACACCTGCACCTTCTCTGCACATCTTTAGAGAATATACTCGGATTTACAATTACACCAGATATCAAAAATATCTGATTTGATGGTGATTTTGGATCACCATATCAAAAATTTAAGATATGATTTTGGATCACTAGATATCAAAATTCACCATCTCTGCACCTtccaaaaatcacaattttaaaactatatttATGCCATTTTGTTCATGAGTATTGACAAGAGGGACAAAGTTTTACAACATCACAAATAATTGTACTGGCATAGCACAGCTTGTGTTGAAGAATTGTTTGGCCAACATTCAAGGCACGAAAATATAAGGAATCTTCAAAGGTTCCAAGGGAAAAATCATGAAAAGTTGCGCATTTGTCAGAATCTGTTAGAAACTTTTCTATTGATTAATGCAAGTTCTTGCTTTCTGTTTGCATTTACTTGTTTtccttctctatctctttctctttgttttcatttttgttttccttctcaCAAACCTCTAATGTAGTGTTCtgcagttatttttttcttttttatttttccttcttctgcCGGCAATCTATCAACAATGGTGGaggagaaagagatagagaaacgtagagaaagagagtcaaatataacattttttttgggtttagagatagatataaaatacaataaatgaGGAATAATTTATGAGATCCTCATcaaaatattagcattaatgagagatttttttttttactgttggatctacttaaatccaatggtttaaaaaatgtgtaactctttaaagttacactaggtataacttgaacccaaattacaaaatcttgaatttaaaaaattaattgatgacatgactattaattttttattacctcgaaattttgcaaatatggagaatatatgaagataatgtaacttaatggtagatttatcaatattcgcatccaattaaaaaatattgaatggtgTAACATTGCATAGAGTTACATTAGCTAGGTGTTactctaaacaatgttacaccactcaatattttttaatttgatgcaattttaataaatctaccgttagattacattatctttgtatattcttcatgcttCCAAAATTTCGaggtgattaaagattaataaccatgtcatcaatcaattattaaaattcaaatttttgtagtttaaaataatgcataaaatatgagtttatagatcgaatggtaaataacatctaattgatatgaaaattagcatgcatgttaagaacatatagaacatgtaattcaacggttggattttcaaaatattaattcaataacaagttattgggtggtgtgtttctcaaaaaaaaaaaagttattgggtgatgtaacattgtttagagttacaccagatgtaatttgaacccaactcatatatatatatatatatatatatatatattttttttttaatttgtgccTAATGTTTAAATTGTTGTGACAATGTGATTAatcactaattttttaaaatcaattccatgtttttatacttagtattctcaaaaacTTCCTCCCCTCTACCGTGAATACAAATCCTCTTTAACTCATTTTGCATTACACTTTATGTTCCaccaattacaactttacatatgtttattttttttccattttaaattttagctattttattaggaaagttaaaaaaaatatatggtaaGTTGTGATTAGTGAAACATAAAGTGGAACACAAAAAATGGTACCAGGGATTTATATTCTTCTCCCATGTGTGATAAAATCCTTAGtattttcaacaacaacaaaaaattccacgtttttatatttttatttttttgagtaaaacgtttttatatttcttaatttgtttaatttttgcaTATAAACCAAGCGATGGTCTTGTCAAAGAATCATTAGCAGCATCCAAACACAGAAAACGTGTTTGTATGAAAAACGCGTACAAGTAAAACCCTTATTTCTTTGATATTTCCTTTCCTATTCCTTCTATACTTCCAATTTCTCCACAATAAAAAGGAATCTTCAGTTTCTACTTTCATCATCAAaaagactctctctctcatacacacacATGGCTGCCCTTCATGAAAAACCATTAAAGGAGAATGAAGAAGGAGAAGATATGTATAACTCTGATGAAGAAACCTGTTCCGCATCTGGGTGTGGCTGTTTTCGACTTTTCGGGTTCAGACAGAGGCGAAGCAATGACAATGAAAGCAAATATCTTTTGCAGCAAAATGGAGAACACAGAGAGACATGGTGGAAGAATCATCTGAACAAGGTTAAGCAGGTTACAGAGGTATTGGCCGGGCCCAAGTGGAAGACTTTCTTGAGAAAGTTCAGCAGATTTGGTATTGACAAGAACAAGAAAGGGAAGAACAGGTTTCAGTATGATCCAGAAAGTTATGCTCTTAATTTTGATCGAGGTCTTGATAGCGAGGATGATGCCTTGGTTCTTGATTTTACGTCCAAATTTGCTGCTCCTATTCATGATCATGAACAGCCACGAACTGGATCCGGAAAGTGATGATTttgtgtggtgatttttttttttttttttatatgattcaCATCTCTTTGTACTTACTTTTTTCCATGTATAGAATATAATGTTCTTTCATAATAATCATTCATGAGTCTCTCTTTTATTGGAATTCAGTCTATGTagagaaattttgtttgtttgatattGTCACCTTTCTATTCCGTAAAATCTCATGCTACATATCTACAAATTTGCTAAAAACTAGGGACAGTTCCTTGTTAAAGATGTAATTATGCCGCACTTGttgaaaagggaaaagaaaaagtttataCCCATTGGGGAATAGACGTGCCTGCACAGCTGCACTAATCAGTTTTAGATAACTCAATAGTTGGGTTGGGAAgagtaatgcaaacaaaaaatttgtatacACACAAAATTTGAGTTGGTAAAATCTGAGTCCACCACTTATATCATTTTTGCTTATCACTAACTGTGTTGGCTTTACTATATAAGCAATTAATGTAGTCTCCTAAGACCCTAAGTAGAAAAAAGACCCCCAAACTTTAACTAATATGattatttctttaattaattaagcccaaatattatccagcaaataaaataatatttttttatcatatgaaaataagaaaaagaaagagagaaatattatgttcataatattttttacaacatttttacaacaaatcttaaataaCAAATTGTTACAAGTTATAAgtgatggcaaaaaaaaaaacaatttcaatcGTGCATTCAAATTAAAGCTAGTAACAACTTAACATCTAagatttgttttataaaatattgtaaatatagcaattctcaaaaaataaaaaagagagcaatacacacaaaaaaattcacaatatcTTTTACAATAGTTGAGTTATGTTGGCAACATTTTACTAGTTCTCACATAAATCCGCC is a genomic window of Quercus lobata isolate SW786 chromosome 2, ValleyOak3.0 Primary Assembly, whole genome shotgun sequence containing:
- the LOC115957305 gene encoding uncharacterized protein LOC115957305 codes for the protein MAALHEKPLKENEEGEDMYNSDEETCSASGCGCFRLFGFRQRRSNDNESKYLLQQNGEHRETWWKNHLNKVKQVTEVLAGPKWKTFLRKFSRFGIDKNKKGKNRFQYDPESYALNFDRGLDSEDDALVLDFTSKFAAPIHDHEQPRTGSGK